A genome region from Bacteroides stercoris ATCC 43183 includes the following:
- a CDS encoding SGNH/GDSL hydrolase family protein, producing MKRSHKRSRYLADLRFAVCCAVLALLFLPVQRNYAQDVLPGCPRLQKTAFDCDTLKIYGQRTDTLPIPLITLSAAFRQLGGNELIDSVGILKPFWEKLRMLRLGIAVDTVRIVHVGDSHIRGHIFPETTGGLLQRTFGALSYTDMGINGAFCTTFTRPDRVADIAALHPDLVILSFGTNESHNRRYNSILHYRQMEELVCMLRKSLPDVPMLMTTPPGSYDSFRQRRRRRTYKINPRTAVAAQTIRRFADANGLAVWDMYETFGGVRRACLNWQEARLMRPDHVHYLPEGYALQGEMFYRALLKAYNDYCSQ from the coding sequence ATGAAGCGGAGCCATAAAAGGAGCCGGTACTTGGCCGATTTACGGTTTGCCGTTTGCTGCGCGGTATTGGCGTTGCTCTTCCTGCCGGTGCAACGGAACTATGCCCAAGATGTGCTTCCGGGTTGTCCCCGGCTTCAGAAAACGGCATTTGATTGCGACACGCTTAAAATCTACGGACAGCGTACGGATACGCTGCCCATTCCTCTCATCACCCTGTCCGCAGCCTTTCGGCAATTGGGCGGGAACGAGCTGATAGACAGCGTCGGCATCCTGAAGCCCTTTTGGGAGAAACTGCGCATGCTCCGCCTGGGCATCGCTGTCGATACGGTACGCATCGTGCATGTGGGCGACAGCCATATCCGTGGCCATATCTTTCCCGAAACCACGGGCGGGTTGCTTCAAAGAACATTCGGAGCACTGTCTTATACGGACATGGGGATAAACGGTGCGTTTTGTACAACCTTTACCCGTCCGGACCGTGTGGCGGATATTGCTGCGTTGCATCCCGATCTTGTCATTCTCTCTTTCGGAACGAACGAGAGCCACAACCGGCGTTATAACTCCATACTGCACTACCGGCAGATGGAAGAACTGGTGTGCATGCTTCGCAAGAGTCTGCCCGATGTTCCGATGCTGATGACTACTCCGCCCGGTTCATACGATAGTTTCCGTCAGCGCCGTCGCCGGCGTACCTATAAGATTAATCCCCGTACTGCTGTTGCCGCACAGACCATCCGTCGTTTTGCCGATGCCAACGGACTGGCGGTGTGGGATATGTACGAGACTTTCGGCGGTGTTCGCCGGGCTTGTCTCAACTGGCAGGAAGCGCGTCTGATGCGTCCCGACCATGTGCACTATCTTCCGGAAGGATATGCATTGCAGGGCGAGATGTTCTATCGCGCTCTGCTGAAAGCGTATAATGACTATTGTAGTCAGTGA
- a CDS encoding TolC family protein encodes MKMQRFFEGKKWLLLIAIVLAGSHARAQGTRDTLILNLDKALEIALSDNPTIKVAEEEIALKKVSRKETWQNLLPEASITGSMSHTITAPQFSIGDQIVKMGQDKANTAAGTLNISLPLFAPSVYRAMSMTKTDIELAVEKSRASKLDLVNQVTKAYYQLMLSQDSYEVLLKSYELAEENYNIVNAKYQQGAVSEFDKITAEVQMRSVKPSVISAGNAVTLSKLQLKVLMGVTADVEIKIDDSLAAYESIVFANQLENDAHEGLVNNTTMKQLELNRLMLQKNIKSLRTNFMPTIGLGYSYQYQSMNNDSWNIFDYHYSGSSSLVFNLTIPLYKASNFTKLKSNRIQMRQLDQNRIDTERKLNMQITSYQDNMAASSEQVSSNKENVMQAEKAVQIAGKRYEVGKGTVLELNTSQVQLTEAELTYNQSIYDYLVAKADLDQVLGRDYIISNQK; translated from the coding sequence ATGAAGATGCAGAGATTTTTTGAGGGTAAAAAATGGCTGTTGCTTATTGCCATAGTCTTGGCAGGCAGCCATGCACGGGCGCAAGGGACGAGGGATACCCTGATCTTGAACCTTGACAAAGCCTTGGAGATTGCTTTGAGCGACAATCCCACCATTAAAGTGGCGGAAGAGGAGATTGCCCTCAAGAAAGTGAGTCGTAAGGAAACTTGGCAGAACTTGTTGCCCGAGGCAAGTATTACGGGAAGTATGAGCCATACCATCACGGCTCCGCAGTTCAGTATCGGCGACCAAATCGTGAAAATGGGGCAGGACAAGGCGAATACCGCTGCGGGAACATTGAATATCAGTTTGCCATTGTTTGCCCCTTCCGTCTATCGTGCCATGTCGATGACAAAGACGGATATAGAGCTGGCAGTGGAGAAGTCGCGGGCTTCCAAACTGGATTTGGTGAACCAGGTGACCAAAGCCTACTATCAGCTGATGCTGTCGCAGGACTCATACGAAGTTTTGCTGAAAAGCTATGAACTGGCGGAAGAGAACTATAATATTGTCAATGCCAAATATCAGCAGGGAGCGGTAAGCGAATTCGATAAAATCACCGCCGAGGTGCAGATGCGTAGCGTGAAGCCGAGTGTCATTTCCGCCGGAAATGCCGTTACGCTTTCCAAACTGCAACTTAAGGTGCTGATGGGCGTTACCGCCGATGTGGAGATTAAGATTGACGACAGTTTGGCGGCCTATGAAAGCATCGTGTTTGCCAATCAGTTGGAGAATGACGCTCACGAAGGTTTGGTGAACAATACTACCATGAAGCAATTGGAGTTAAATCGTCTGATGCTTCAGAAGAATATCAAGTCCTTGCGCACCAACTTTATGCCGACGATAGGATTGGGGTATTCTTATCAGTACCAGTCCATGAACAACGACAGTTGGAACATCTTCGATTACCATTACAGCGGCAGCTCTTCGCTGGTATTCAATCTGACTATTCCTTTATATAAGGCAAGCAACTTTACGAAACTGAAATCCAACCGCATCCAGATGCGCCAGTTGGACCAGAACCGTATCGATACGGAACGTAAGCTGAACATGCAGATTACAAGCTACCAGGATAATATGGCAGCCAGCTCGGAGCAGGTATCCAGTAACAAGGAGAATGTGATGCAGGCCGAAAAGGCGGTGCAGATTGCCGGCAAGCGTTATGAAGTGGGCAAGGGTACGGTACTCGAACTGAATACTTCGCAGGTTCAGCTCACCGAGGCGGAGCTTACTTACAACCAATCCATATATGACTACCTGGTGGCTAAGGCCGACCTTGACCAGGTATTGGGAAGAGACTATATCATCAGTAATCAGAAATAA
- the hutH gene encoding histidine ammonia-lyase, with protein MKNVYYVGSGELTFELIERIINENLKLELAPEAKERIQKCRDYLDKKTVESAEPLYGITTGFGSLCSKNISQDEVGILQENLIKSHACSVGEEIRPVIIKLMMLLKAHALSLGHSGVQVITVQRILDFFNNDVMPIVYDRGSLGASGDLAPLANLFLPLIGVGDVYYKGKKREAISVLDEFGWEPVKLMSKEGLALLNGTQFMSANGVFAILKAFRLSKKADLIAALSLEAFDGRIDPFMDCIQQIRPHKGQIETGENVRKLLEGSELIARPGKHVQDPYSFRCVPQVHGATKDAIRYVSSVLLTEINSVTDNPTIFPDEDRIISGGNFHGQPLAISYDFLGIALAELGNISERRIAQLIMGLRGLPEFLVANPGLNSGFMIPQYAAASMVSQNKMYCYAASSDSIVSSNGQEDHVSMGANAATKLFRIMDNLEHILAIELMNAAQGIDFRRPQKTSPILERFLCEYRKEVPFVKDDIVMYKEIHKTVAFLSRTKFDY; from the coding sequence ATGAAGAATGTCTATTATGTCGGTTCGGGCGAGCTGACTTTCGAACTTATCGAACGCATCATTAACGAGAACCTGAAACTTGAGCTGGCTCCCGAAGCTAAGGAACGCATACAGAAATGCCGCGACTATCTGGATAAGAAAACCGTTGAATCGGCAGAGCCTTTGTATGGAATAACTACCGGGTTCGGCTCGTTGTGTAGTAAGAATATATCGCAAGACGAAGTGGGCATCTTGCAGGAGAACCTTATCAAGAGCCATGCTTGCAGCGTGGGCGAGGAGATACGTCCGGTCATCATCAAGCTGATGATGCTACTCAAGGCACATGCGCTTTCTTTGGGGCATAGCGGTGTGCAGGTGATTACCGTACAGCGCATCCTCGACTTTTTCAATAACGATGTGATGCCTATCGTCTACGACCGCGGTTCGCTCGGAGCATCGGGCGACCTTGCGCCGCTTGCCAATCTTTTCCTGCCGCTTATCGGTGTGGGCGATGTATATTATAAAGGTAAGAAGCGCGAGGCAATCAGCGTACTCGACGAGTTCGGCTGGGAGCCCGTCAAGCTGATGAGCAAGGAAGGACTTGCTTTGTTGAACGGTACGCAGTTTATGAGCGCCAACGGTGTCTTTGCCATCCTCAAAGCCTTCCGCCTCTCCAAGAAAGCCGATTTGATAGCAGCCCTTTCGTTGGAAGCCTTTGACGGCCGTATCGACCCCTTCATGGATTGTATCCAGCAAATCCGTCCCCACAAAGGACAAATCGAGACAGGCGAGAACGTCCGCAAGCTGTTGGAAGGCAGCGAACTCATCGCCCGTCCCGGCAAGCATGTGCAGGATCCGTACTCTTTCCGTTGTGTTCCGCAGGTGCACGGCGCCACGAAAGATGCCATCAGGTATGTGTCTTCGGTACTGCTGACCGAAATCAATTCCGTAACGGACAATCCTACTATCTTCCCCGATGAAGACCGCATCATTTCGGGTGGAAACTTTCACGGGCAGCCGTTGGCTATTTCGTACGACTTTCTGGGCATCGCCCTTGCCGAGTTGGGTAATATCTCCGAGCGCCGCATTGCCCAGCTCATCATGGGGTTGCGCGGACTGCCGGAGTTCCTGGTTGCCAATCCCGGTCTGAATTCGGGTTTCATGATTCCCCAATATGCCGCCGCTTCCATGGTGAGCCAGAACAAGATGTACTGTTATGCCGCCAGCAGCGATTCCATCGTATCCAGCAACGGACAGGAAGACCATGTGAGTATGGGCGCCAATGCCGCAACAAAACTGTTCCGCATCATGGACAATCTGGAACATATCCTTGCCATTGAATTGATGAATGCCGCGCAAGGTATCGACTTCCGCCGTCCGCAAAAGACTTCGCCCATTCTGGAACGTTTCCTGTGCGAATACCGCAAGGAAGTTCCCTTTGTGAAGGACGATATTGTAATGTACAAGGAAATTCATAAGACAGTGGCATTCCTCAGCCGCACCAAATTTGATTATTAG
- a CDS encoding TetR/AcrR family transcriptional regulator yields the protein MSEYTKHLVPRPELRERIIDTAVEAFSAHGIKSITMDDIATSLGISKRTLYEVFSDKETLLEECILKGQKEGDEFLKNVLATSGNVLEVLLKCYQRSIEQFHATNKKFFEDIKKYPKAYALMTNRHNQDSEETVNFFKEGVKQGIFRDDVNFAIINLLVREQIDVLMNTDICKEYSFLEVYESIMFTFLRGISTEQGAHELEAFIREYRKKVVPADNDTETK from the coding sequence ATGAGCGAATATACCAAGCATCTTGTCCCCCGTCCGGAACTGAGAGAGCGAATAATTGATACTGCGGTGGAAGCTTTTTCTGCGCACGGTATCAAGAGTATTACAATGGATGATATTGCCACTTCACTGGGCATTTCCAAACGTACCCTTTATGAAGTCTTTTCGGATAAGGAAACTTTGTTGGAAGAGTGCATACTGAAAGGTCAGAAGGAAGGGGATGAATTTTTGAAGAATGTACTTGCCACCTCCGGAAATGTATTGGAAGTCCTGCTGAAATGCTATCAGCGCAGCATCGAACAGTTCCATGCCACCAATAAGAAATTCTTTGAAGACATCAAGAAGTATCCCAAAGCCTATGCGCTGATGACGAACCGTCATAACCAGGATTCGGAAGAAACGGTAAACTTCTTTAAGGAAGGTGTGAAGCAGGGCATTTTCCGTGATGATGTAAACTTTGCCATTATCAATCTGTTGGTAAGGGAGCAGATAGACGTGTTGATGAATACGGACATCTGCAAAGAGTATTCCTTCCTTGAAGTCTATGAGTCTATAATGTTCACTTTTCTGCGCGGAATCTCTACGGAACAGGGGGCGCACGAGCTGGAAGCGTTTATCCGGGAATACCGTAAAAAGGTTGTGCCTGCAGACAATGACACGGAAACCAAATAG
- a CDS encoding PG0541 family transporter-associated protein produces the protein MKSVLITFDQAYYERIIATLDRLNCRGFTYWEQVRGRGSKTGEPHYGSHAWPSMCSAILTMVEDERVEPLLEVLHNMDKQTEQLGLRAFVWNIERTV, from the coding sequence ATGAAATCAGTATTAATCACATTCGATCAGGCATATTACGAGCGTATCATTGCTACACTCGACCGGCTCAATTGCCGGGGCTTCACTTATTGGGAGCAGGTTCGCGGACGCGGTTCCAAGACCGGTGAGCCTCATTACGGCAGTCACGCCTGGCCTTCCATGTGCTCCGCCATTCTTACAATGGTGGAGGACGAGCGGGTAGAGCCCCTGCTGGAGGTCCTTCACAACATGGACAAGCAGACCGAGCAATTGGGGCTCCGGGCATTTGTCTGGAACATAGAGCGGACTGTTTAA
- a CDS encoding SGNH/GDSL hydrolase family protein, with product MEKNVLKHTGWLMLIVLAVLLLLNLLPGGTIGGHVLRRVDILGDVRPVPEVVSEPDSLLPPPPKVKPAFVDTCRSGMTCIEDYSDSTLRGMTPFYRALDELAAKPRPVRIAYFGDSFIEADILTADLRAMLQERYGGCGVGFVTITSPVNGYRPTVRHSFGGWQSHSVTDSVFFDRGKQGVSGHYFIPTPGAYVELGGQRKYASRLDTCERASIFFYNKGEARLSASVNKGEPQTGTFPPADGLREMDVTGRIGSVCWKVESADSTLFYGVAMDGTQGIAVDNFSLRGSSGLSLRSIPVRTMREFNELRPYDLIVLQYGLNVATERGRNYDRYRDGMLTTIAHLKQAFPQAGILIVGVGDREYKTEEGSLQTMPGIKNLIRYQQNLAADSGVAFWNMFEAMGGEGSMADMVHAKPSLANYDYTHINFRGGKHLAELLYEALVYGKEQYDRRRAYEAEP from the coding sequence ATGGAAAAGAACGTTTTAAAACATACAGGTTGGCTGATGCTTATTGTGCTGGCGGTACTTCTGCTGCTGAACTTGCTGCCGGGGGGCACGATAGGGGGCCATGTGTTGAGGCGGGTAGACATACTTGGCGATGTGCGTCCCGTGCCGGAAGTCGTGAGCGAACCGGACAGTCTGTTGCCGCCGCCCCCGAAAGTGAAGCCCGCCTTTGTGGATACCTGTCGCAGCGGCATGACCTGCATTGAGGATTACAGCGACTCCACCCTGCGCGGCATGACACCTTTCTATCGCGCGCTGGATGAGCTGGCGGCAAAGCCCCGTCCGGTGCGTATCGCCTATTTCGGAGATTCTTTCATTGAGGCGGATATCCTGACGGCCGACCTGCGTGCGATGTTGCAGGAACGTTATGGCGGCTGCGGGGTAGGCTTCGTGACGATTACTTCTCCGGTCAACGGCTATCGGCCTACGGTGCGGCACAGCTTTGGCGGCTGGCAGAGCCATTCCGTTACGGACTCCGTATTCTTCGACCGTGGCAAACAAGGTGTTTCGGGCCATTATTTTATTCCGACTCCCGGAGCGTACGTAGAACTTGGCGGACAGAGGAAGTATGCTTCCCGGCTCGATACTTGCGAACGTGCTTCTATCTTCTTTTATAATAAAGGCGAAGCCCGCCTTTCGGCATCCGTAAACAAGGGCGAACCGCAGACCGGAACATTCCCGCCTGCCGACGGACTTCGTGAAATGGATGTAACAGGACGTATCGGCTCTGTGTGTTGGAAAGTGGAGAGCGCCGATTCTACCTTATTCTACGGAGTGGCTATGGACGGCACGCAAGGGATTGCCGTCGATAATTTTTCGCTTCGGGGCAGTTCTGGTCTGTCTTTGCGTTCCATACCTGTCCGGACTATGCGCGAATTTAACGAACTGCGTCCGTACGATTTGATAGTCCTTCAGTACGGACTGAACGTAGCTACGGAACGCGGGCGTAATTACGACCGCTATCGCGACGGTATGCTGACGACCATTGCCCATTTGAAGCAAGCCTTCCCCCAAGCCGGAATTCTCATTGTCGGTGTGGGCGACCGTGAGTATAAAACCGAAGAGGGCAGCCTGCAGACCATGCCCGGCATTAAAAACCTTATCCGTTACCAGCAGAATCTGGCGGCCGACAGCGGGGTGGCTTTCTGGAATATGTTCGAAGCCATGGGCGGTGAAGGCAGTATGGCGGATATGGTGCATGCCAAGCCTTCTTTAGCCAATTACGATTATACGCATATCAACTTCCGTGGCGGCAAGCATCTGGCGGAACTGCTTTATGAGGCTCTGGTTTATGGCAAAGAACAATACGACAGGAGGCGTGCCTATGAAGCGGAGCCATAA
- a CDS encoding efflux RND transporter periplasmic adaptor subunit gives MKKRFQLIALLAVALLGACSGGKDKVAVEQVDEKPRVKLADVKARPVEQIHEYTATVEAEVKNNIAPSSPVRIDRILVEVGDRVSKGQKLVSMDEANLKQTKFQLDNQEIEFKRMDELYKVGGASKSEWDAAKMALDIKETAYRNLLENTALLSPINGVVTARNYDSGDMYSGGEPVLVVEQIMPVKLLINVSETYFTQVKKGAPVAVKLDVYGDEPFEGYISLVYPTVDPNTRTFPVEIKLANKDRRVRPGMFARATLNFGTKNNVVVPDLAIVKQSGSGDRYVYVYKDGKVTYNKVELGRRMGAEYELISGVPDNSRVVIAGQTKLVNGMEVEIAVSD, from the coding sequence ATGAAGAAACGTTTTCAATTGATTGCCCTGCTTGCAGTAGCACTGTTGGGCGCTTGCAGCGGTGGAAAAGATAAAGTTGCCGTTGAGCAGGTGGACGAGAAGCCGAGAGTGAAGCTGGCGGATGTAAAAGCACGTCCGGTAGAGCAGATTCATGAGTACACAGCTACCGTAGAAGCAGAGGTAAAGAACAACATAGCTCCTTCCTCTCCGGTACGCATCGACAGGATATTGGTGGAAGTGGGCGACCGCGTGTCCAAAGGTCAGAAGCTGGTCAGCATGGATGAGGCGAACCTGAAACAGACAAAGTTCCAGTTGGACAATCAGGAGATTGAGTTCAAGCGTATGGACGAACTGTATAAAGTGGGCGGTGCATCCAAATCGGAGTGGGATGCAGCCAAGATGGCGCTGGATATAAAAGAAACGGCCTACCGCAATCTGCTGGAGAATACTGCGTTGCTCAGCCCGATAAACGGGGTTGTAACTGCCCGAAACTATGACAGCGGCGATATGTACAGCGGCGGCGAACCCGTGCTGGTGGTAGAGCAGATTATGCCGGTGAAGCTGCTTATCAATGTTTCCGAAACTTACTTCACCCAAGTGAAGAAAGGCGCTCCGGTAGCCGTGAAGCTGGATGTTTACGGAGACGAACCCTTTGAAGGCTATATCAGTCTGGTGTATCCTACAGTAGACCCGAACACCCGTACTTTTCCGGTAGAGATTAAACTCGCCAATAAAGACCGGAGGGTACGTCCCGGAATGTTTGCCCGCGCCACGCTTAACTTCGGAACCAAAAACAATGTGGTTGTACCCGATTTGGCCATCGTGAAGCAATCCGGTTCCGGCGACCGTTATGTATATGTGTACAAGGACGGCAAGGTTACCTATAATAAGGTAGAGCTCGGACGTCGCATGGGGGCCGAATACGAGCTGATTTCCGGTGTGCCCGACAACTCCCGGGTGGTTATAGCCGGACAAACCAAACTGGTGAACGGAATGGAAGTAGAAATAGCGGTTAGCGATTAG
- a CDS encoding efflux RND transporter permease subunit, which yields MSLYEGAVKKPIMTSLCFLAVVIFGLFSLSKLPIDLYPDIDTNTIMVMTAYPGASASDIENNVTRPLENVLNSVSDLKHITSRSSENMSLITLEFEFGNDIDVLTNDVRDKLDMVSSELPDDVENPIIFKFSTDMIPIVLLSVQANESQSALYKILDDRVVNPLARIPGVGTVSISGAPQREIQVYCDPYKLEAYNLSIETISSIIGAENKNIPGGNFDIGNETYSLRVEGEFDDSRELADVVVGTYNGATVYLRDVARIVDTVEERAQETYNNGVQGAMIVVQKQSGANSVEISRKVQEALPRLQKNLPSDVKLGVIVDTSENILNTIDSLTETVMYALLFVVIVVFLFLGRWRATLIICITIPLSLIASFIYLAISGNTINIISLSSLSIAIGMVVDDAIVVLENVTTHIERGSDPKQAAVHGTNEVAISVVASTLTMIAVFFPLTMVTGMSGVLFKQLGWMMCAIMFVSTVSALTLTPMLCSQLLRLQRKQSKMFRIFFGPIEHTLDGLDNWYARMLNWAVRHRMVVLVGCVIFFILSLFCAKTIGTEFFPAQDNARIAVQLELPIGTRKEVAQEVSQKLTNQWLQKYKGVMKICNYTVGQADSDNTWASMQDNGSHIISFNISLVDPADRDVTLETVCEEMREDLKAYPEFSKAQVIFGGSNTGMSAQASADFEVYGYSMEETDSVAARLKRELLNVKGVSEVNVSRSDYQPEYQVDFDREKLALHGLNLSTAATYLRNRINGATASKYREDGDEYDIKVRYAPEYRTSLESIENILVYNAKGEGVRIKDLGKVVERFAPPTIERKDRERIVTVSAVISGAPLGDVVAAGNAIIDRMEKPSDITIQVAGSFEDQQDSFRDLGTLGVLIIILVFIVMAAQFESLTYPFILILSVPFAMSGVLMALFITNTTLSVMSLLGSIMLIGIVVKNGIVLIDYTILCRERGQSVLNAVVTAGKSRLRPVLMTTMTTILGMIPMAISSGQGSEMWSPMAIAVIGGLAVSTILTLIYVPTMYCIFGGVGIKRQRRKMRKQLDAYFEEQANN from the coding sequence ATGAGTTTATATGAAGGTGCGGTTAAGAAACCGATTATGACTTCGCTCTGCTTCCTGGCAGTGGTGATATTTGGTCTGTTCTCGTTGTCCAAGTTGCCTATTGATTTGTATCCGGACATTGATACGAATACGATTATGGTGATGACAGCCTATCCGGGAGCAAGTGCTTCGGATATCGAGAACAACGTGACCCGTCCGTTGGAGAATGTTTTGAACTCAGTCAGCGATTTGAAGCACATCACTTCCCGTTCTTCGGAGAATATGTCGCTGATTACGCTGGAGTTTGAGTTCGGTAATGATATTGACGTGCTGACAAACGATGTACGCGACAAGTTGGATATGGTTAGTTCCGAACTGCCCGATGATGTGGAGAATCCTATCATCTTCAAGTTCAGTACGGATATGATTCCTATCGTGCTGCTGTCCGTACAGGCAAACGAAAGCCAGTCGGCACTTTACAAAATACTGGACGACCGTGTGGTAAACCCTCTGGCGCGTATTCCCGGTGTGGGTACGGTGTCTATCAGCGGTGCGCCGCAGCGTGAAATCCAGGTGTACTGCGACCCCTATAAGCTGGAGGCGTACAACTTGAGTATCGAAACAATCAGTTCCATTATCGGTGCGGAGAACAAGAACATACCGGGCGGTAATTTCGACATCGGCAATGAGACTTATTCCTTGCGTGTGGAGGGTGAGTTTGACGACTCCCGTGAACTGGCGGATGTGGTGGTGGGCACCTATAACGGTGCTACCGTTTACCTGCGCGACGTAGCCCGGATTGTGGATACCGTGGAGGAACGTGCGCAGGAAACCTATAACAACGGTGTGCAGGGTGCGATGATTGTGGTTCAGAAACAGTCGGGCGCCAATTCGGTGGAGATTTCCAGGAAAGTACAGGAGGCGTTGCCCCGTCTGCAGAAGAACCTGCCGAGCGATGTGAAGTTGGGCGTCATTGTGGATACGTCCGAAAACATCCTGAACACTATCGACAGTTTGACGGAGACGGTGATGTACGCCCTGCTGTTCGTCGTGATTGTGGTATTCCTGTTTCTGGGACGCTGGCGGGCTACATTGATTATCTGTATTACGATTCCGCTTTCTCTGATTGCTTCGTTCATATACCTGGCAATATCGGGGAATACGATTAATATCATTTCGCTTTCGTCACTCTCCATAGCCATCGGTATGGTGGTGGACGATGCTATTGTGGTGTTGGAGAATGTCACGACACACATCGAGCGCGGTTCCGACCCGAAGCAGGCAGCGGTTCACGGAACGAACGAGGTGGCTATTTCCGTAGTGGCTTCTACGCTGACGATGATTGCCGTATTCTTCCCACTGACCATGGTAACCGGTATGTCCGGCGTGCTGTTCAAGCAGTTGGGCTGGATGATGTGCGCCATTATGTTTGTATCCACCGTTTCGGCTTTGACGCTGACGCCGATGCTCTGTTCGCAACTGCTCCGCTTGCAGCGTAAACAGTCCAAGATGTTCCGAATATTCTTCGGGCCGATAGAGCACACATTGGACGGTTTGGACAACTGGTATGCACGTATGCTCAACTGGGCGGTGCGTCATCGTATGGTCGTGCTTGTCGGTTGTGTGATATTCTTTATTCTGAGCCTGTTCTGTGCAAAGACCATTGGTACGGAGTTCTTCCCGGCGCAGGACAATGCCCGTATTGCCGTACAGTTGGAGTTGCCTATCGGTACGCGTAAAGAAGTGGCGCAGGAGGTTTCGCAGAAACTTACCAATCAGTGGCTGCAGAAGTATAAGGGCGTCATGAAGATATGCAACTATACCGTAGGGCAGGCCGATTCGGATAATACCTGGGCTTCCATGCAGGACAACGGTTCGCACATCATTTCCTTCAATATCAGTTTGGTAGATCCGGCAGACCGTGATGTTACGCTGGAGACTGTCTGCGAGGAAATGCGCGAAGACCTGAAGGCTTATCCCGAATTCAGTAAGGCACAGGTTATTTTCGGCGGTAGTAATACGGGTATGTCGGCCCAGGCATCCGCCGATTTCGAGGTATATGGCTACAGTATGGAAGAAACCGACAGCGTTGCCGCCCGCCTGAAGCGCGAACTGCTGAACGTAAAAGGCGTGTCCGAAGTCAACGTCAGCCGCAGCGATTACCAGCCCGAATACCAGGTGGACTTCGACCGTGAGAAGCTGGCGCTTCACGGACTGAACCTCTCTACTGCCGCCACCTATCTGCGCAACCGTATCAATGGCGCTACGGCTTCCAAGTATCGTGAAGACGGCGATGAGTATGATATCAAGGTGCGCTACGCCCCCGAATACCGTACCAGTCTTGAAAGTATCGAGAACATATTGGTATACAATGCCAAAGGCGAGGGCGTCCGTATCAAGGATTTGGGAAAAGTGGTGGAACGTTTTGCTCCGCCTACTATCGAGCGTAAGGACCGTGAACGTATCGTAACGGTGTCTGCCGTCATCTCCGGCGCTCCGTTGGGTGACGTGGTGGCTGCGGGCAATGCCATTATCGATAGAATGGAGAAACCGTCCGACATAACCATTCAGGTGGCGGGTTCCTTTGAAGACCAGCAGGATTCGTTCCGCGATTTGGGAACACTCGGCGTATTGATTATCATCCTCGTGTTTATCGTAATGGCAGCCCAGTTCGAGTCGCTTACCTATCCGTTTATTCTGATTCTCTCCGTGCCGTTTGCCATGAGCGGCGTGCTGATGGCGCTGTTCATAACCAATACGACGCTGAGTGTGATGAGTCTGCTGGGCAGTATCATGCTGATCGGTATCGTGGTGAAGAACGGTATCGTACTCATCGACTACACCATTCTCTGCCGCGAACGCGGGCAGTCGGTGCTGAATGCCGTGGTTACGGCAGGCAAGAGTCGTCTCCGTCCGGTGTTGATGACGACCATGACTACCATTCTCGGTATGATTCCGATGGCCATCAGCAGCGGTCAGGGTTCTGAGATGTGGAGTCCTATGGCGATTGCCGTAATCGGCGGTCTGGCGGTTTCCACCATTCTGACTTTGATTTACGTTCCTACGATGTATTGTATCTTCGGTGGTGTCGGCATCAAACGCCAGCGTCGCAAGATGCGCAAGCAATTGGATGCTTACTTTGAGGAACAGGCTAATAATTAA